The genomic interval CATGAGCCCCAGGTGAATGGAGTTTTCTTGAGCGGTCTCGTCTCCCATTCAATTCAGGTGATGGACATGGAGGTTGATGGCCAAGACAAAGGGAAGAGAGTCGTGCAGAAGCCTTACGTCCTGGACGGTTGGTACCACCTTCCTCTGGTTCGACGCGCGCTCGCGTTGCTGGCCACGGCAGCCTCTGGGCACTGCAGTTCCCACTGTGCTCGTTTCCTGCGAACGAGGTGCAGCTCTCAGGCTCCTGGGTGGGCTGGTAACTTGCCCTCAATTGGGCAAAGCTTGGGTATTTGCTCTTGCAGTAGGCACCCTTCAGCCGAGGATTACGGATCCCTGCTGTGCCACGACTCTGGCATTTATTCTTATGGAGCCGCTGCTTTGCCACCGATGTCAGAAATGGCTTTAGAGCTCTCTTGTgggggcagccagcagagggagctcaaGTAGCCAACAACCCCTGTTCCTAGAGCGGAGCTACCACTGGTTCATGTGCTCTGCCCTGTGCCCTAGGGGAGGATCCGTCTGATggattcccctccccactcctctgggCCTTGCCTTGGTTCCTCTCACCAGGGAGAGCTCTGATCGTTCTCCGAGACCCACTGATCTCTGGTGCTCTTTGCAACAAGGAAACAGAGAGGCAAAGCCTGTTGGCTTCTTGTCACATCAAAAAGGGGGGGGTGAAAGCTGGTTTCTGTAGCAGGACTACAAGCCCCCAGGAGCATCCTGGGAAGCTTCCTGCAGCGGCAGCTCCTCCCGTCTGAGGCCTCGGAGACGTAGTAGCGTGTGGCTGTGAGGTGGGAGATGACGGTTGCGCCTAGTGTAATACAGGCTGTTAGGGAGACTGTCCCATAGTGATGGGTGAGCTGGACCTTGGCCCAGCTGGGTTTCGGAGTTGTTAGCCCCTGAACGTCACCAGCCGAAGCCCTCAAAGTGTCTGCTCTGGCAAAAGCGTCAAAGGCCCTGCCAGCTTCTGTCCCTAGCTTGGGATTTAATCGCTCGAtctctgctcccccagccagggcatCTCTCTTCATGCCAACCCTCCTGCCTGCTCTCAGATCGGAGCACTGGAGTTGGCCACTGAGCCGATGAGGCAGACACACATCACGTGCGGTAGGCGGCCTTGAGTCTGGGAACTTCGAACGTGTGTTCTCTGCTCTAAGCCACTGAGCTGCAGTGCCCCGGGTTACTAGGTGTTGGTGTCTCTGCCGCCACGAACGGGGAGTGGCCATTAATGCGGGACGTGTCCCCGAGATAGACTAGCCACTGCCAGTGACGATGGCTCAGTCTCATTTCCACAGATACCAGGTCAGGGCTCCTTAGAAACACTGCATGGTTCTGGCTCTTGTCTGCCTGCATCACTGTGTCTCTGCTTGCGGTGCCTAGAGCTGGAGTATGAGGCCAGCCTCCCGGAGAAGAAGTCGGAGACGCTCTCCAGAGACCTTATCGATTATGTGCAGTACATGGTACGGAACCATGGCGAGAACTACAAGGTGGGTGGTCCCTgcctttgggggaggagggttggaggAGGTGTCTGGGAGCCTCTGCCTCAGTGCTTGTGGCCAGTGGGAGAGCGACAGGGCAACCCCATCACGGCAACTTCTTagccgttggggggggggggggggggggcggcgagaagcagccAGAGGTGTTCTGTgccctggagcctgcatcccagtCTGGGGGCTCTGTCAGGGAAGTGGCTCTTTGAATCTCCTGGTTTGCATCTGAGTCACCTTTGGGCTGCATGAAACTTCACCCAATCTCTAACCACACCTGCCTGTGAGTGGAGTCGGGTGGGCGGCTCGAGGTGCCACCCCTGTGCTGCGTGCAGCCGGCCGTGGAGGTGCTTGTTCTTGGGCTGTGGGGGTCTCCTGGATGTCTGCTCCATCCAGCCCCCACGAGGCAGCTGCCCTGActgtcccttctccccacccccaggacatgGCTCGCGATGAGAAGAACTACTACCAGGACACGCCCAAGCAGATCAAGAGGAAGATCAGTGTGTATAAGCGCTTCTACCCGGAGGAGTTCCAGGCTTTCACTGCATCCCTGCAGCAGGTCAAGATGGACCAGCAGTGACTGCTCCCACCCTGCCCTGTTGTACCCACCCGCAGCTGCAGGTCCTGTGCTGCCACTCCCCAGGCAACCAAGGGAAGATTGCCTCTGCCTGCTGGTGCCATTTCACCCTTCGCAGGCTGGGGCTCGCTGAACTAGAAGGTGGGAACGAGCGTGCGCTAGAACGGGCTCCTCCGTACGGCTGCTGGGGAGTCAGCTGCTGCCTCACCCTAGTGGGGGCGAAGGGAAGAGACCGTCTCTTGTGTCCTGCAGCTCCGAGTTACAATAAACCAGCGTGAATACACCCGAGTGCAGCTGGCTCCAGCTCCTGCCTGCACTGTGTGGAGTCGGGGTGGCCTCGGCGCTGACCCAAGGAAGTCGTCATTCTGGGAACTGCTCTGGTTCTTCACAGGTGGTGCTGTGGCCCCCTGCCCGGTGCAGCCATGGGGCGGGATTGTTCACAGTCCCCTCGCAGGAGTCCACAGGGCTTTGCTGCTCTCTGCTTCAGAACAGCagccctgggagtgggagggtgctGCCTTTCCCCAGCGCTACACGTTCACCTGCCGGGACGCACACTTGCCCTTATCTCTACAGAGTGATACTCGGGCCTCCGGGGGTCAGGAGCCAGATTAGCAATCAGCGGTACCCCAAAAGCCACAGTCGTGTGAATTCATCGTTCCGTTTACTATCGTACTCGTCCTGTTTAAACAGTCTGACAGGGAAAGATTGTTTTTATAggttattctcacagcaaaacgaCTGACCAAGTATTTTATCAACTGCAAGTGGTTAAtctagtaaaagcatcctgattggttaatccTGACGTcaggtgctgcaaagagccactcGCTGCTCCTGTGCCTCAGGCTGACTGTCACTGGCCCGAGAGAACCCCTGTCCCTCCAGGGGCTCTTCAGTGGTACAGCAAGGAGGGTGTCAGCCCCTCGCCGCCTCGGGGCTACTGACCCCGGGCTCTGCTCACTCCACACCACACCAGATCCCTCTGCCTCTGCCCTTCTGCagttccagccctggggctggcagcagcaaACGGCCTGAATGCAGTAAAGTAGCACTGCACCAGTGGTTCCTCCGCCCTCGTCCTGCCTCTTAACGCAGGGCGAGAGGAAGGAATGGGGGTACCGCTCGGCTTGGGGAAGAGTCACTCCCCAAGGAGCATCCAACCAGCTCCAGAAACcgcctctctccccttctccacccATCTGCTGCGGAGCGTGGGGCAGGCCGACCACCCTACCCATGGCTCTTCCACACGCAGGCTGGGATTACAAGCCAGGGAAGCACCTGGCCCTTACGCAGCTGGAGACAGGAAAGGGCAGACGCATCCCTCCTGTGGAACAGCAGGTGCCTGCCCCTCCCTTGTCTCCCAGCAAGgcacctctcccttcccctcgccccctgccccaccctgtttCAGCCACTGATCTGGGGGTGATTTACTCTCCCAGTGGAGCTTTGCTCCAGGCCGGTAGGTGCCGTAACTGCCTTTCCTCACTGCGGGGGTGCGTGTGTGAGTGCAGGGAAGTGACTGCAGCCTTTTGCTTGGCAGCTGGACTGGCACCAGTGCCTCTGTCTGTCAGGCACCTACCCCATctgccccctgcagcagccctggcCGCAGGGGGGATTCTGCTCCCTTCACACCATGGAAAGACAACTGCTGCCTGCCAGAGAAGAGCCTCGTTGCAGAAGCTCCTacggcccctcctctgccctATTGCCCGCCCTCCCTGGGCCAGGAAGCACCCACCGGGCCTGCCTGCGCATCCTTCATTTAGAGTTGTCAATTTAAATGTCATTTACCTGGGGCACAACCGTCTAACTGGGCTGCAAAACAGCAGGGCCTTTACGGGCTGTGGCACTGCGTGGCCCCTTTCGTGCCACATGCACCAGGCTCAATGGTGCCCATCCGCCCCTGCTGCGCGGGGTTGGGGATATTGTGTGTAAACATCACTGTGCCCCATCTAGAGGTGGGAGACTCTGCCCTTGAGCTGCCAGGGGACAAAGGCTGTTCTCCCCTCTTGCCACAGATCCATGACTGGGCCGGCCAGCTGCGGGCAGCTTGCATAGGCCCCAAAGGAGTGCATGGGAGTAGAGCGGCTCTGGCCCGTCAGTGCAGAGCCAGCAGTCTCCAGTCCAGGCAAACACGAGCAGCAGCAGGGTCAGTCCAACCTGCCTGTCCCTAGGGTGTGAAGAGCACGTCAGAGCTGGGAGAGCAGTTCCACCAGCAGACTCTTCACGTGCCGGATGCTGGTGGCAGTGGCTAGCGCGGCGTGCGTGGCGCTCGTGGGCAGCAGGAAGCACTCCCTCTGTTCGTTCAGcgtgtgcagggccagctcccggTGCAGCTCAGCCGCGCTCAGGGCATCGCTCTTGTCCTAGGAGAAACCAGGACCAGCTGGGTTTGAATGGTGTCACCCAGCTCCTTAACCCACGCAGCGCCCCTTCCGACAGGGCTACGCAGCAGGCACCCTGGCTCGGGCTGGGCAGGGCCCTGCATGGATGGAGCTGCCGGGGCTCACGCCCGTTCGTTGTGGGAAAGGTGGCCCCAGAAAGCGATGGGTTTGCACTTGGGCATAGCTTCAGAACCCAAGAACTAGAAGGGATCCCTGCAGCGTAGGGCGAGCCGGACTGTGATGCTCAGCGTGCTGCTTGGGCCAGAGGACTGCAGATTAGGTGAGCCTCAGCCCCCTGTTGCATGGGGTCATTTACATAAATTGTGGTTTCCAGGGGAAGAACAACAAACAGTGGTGCCAGCTAGAAAGCTGGAGATCTGAGTTCTCTGCTTGAACTAAATTCTGTTCTctacaggttcttataccacgCTGAGCACTGGGATTTCCTCTGTCCTGggcttctctcctcctctcccggGGGCAGAAGTGTGTGCAGGAGAGGGGGTTGTTGAGGCTTTTCTATATGcattgtgtgtacacacacattaGCAAAGGCGAGGCCAAAGAACGATGCCTTTCCCTTTCTAGTCTACGGTGGTTCTTATACCGCAGTACTGGAGCGCCCTCTGAGCAGCGGTGGGGAGGTCTGTGAGGGTCCTTAGTTCTTGGACTTCACCTGTCCCCTTTTGGGCCCAAGCAGCCCTGCCTCAGGGGTCTGAAAATCCTTTGCTACAACTGCCTTGTCCCGGGCCAGCCAGAGCCGTACCAGTTCCCAGCGGGACGAGATGCTGCGAGTCTGACCTGTTTATTGGCCAGGACGACCAAGGGCAAGCGAGGGtcctcagccagcagccactgcagcTCCTGTCGCGCTGCGGGGAGGCGCGGCCTGTCTGCAGCGTCCACTACGAACACCAGCACGTGGGCCTGACTCAGGTACTGGTTCCAGTAAAACCGCAGGTTCTGGCTGCCGCCAACTGAGACATAAAGAGCCAGACGTCAGCTACGCGGCCAGCCCaggaatggggggtggaggggtcagGGGAGCATTTcgggggccctgcaccccaggcTTAACCTGGGGAGAAGACATGGgaaacggggtgggggggggtgctttGTTAAACGTGTTTCCTGGTGGCATCAGGAAGGAGACAAAACTCCCTCCTGCAGTGGGGGAGAAGCAGTGCGCAGGGGCCTAGGCATCTCTAGCCAGACTGAGAGGCCCTGACCTACGCAGGTGCTCTAGCAGCTGGTGACCGAGACAAACGGAGTTGAAGGTCATTCCCGGGCAGGGGGCTCTAAGTGCTGGGAGCCCAGGTGGGCCAGCCCTGTGGACTAGTTTAAAAGCTCCTTGCTCTGGCAAGAGGtcacccccaccccgccaaaGGAGCCCAGGGCCAGACTTACGTTCCAGCAGGTCGATCTGGAAACCGTCTGCATACACTTGGACTGAGTTGAAGCCCTGGGTGGGAGCTGTGCGGTCCTTGGCTGCCTCGCTGGAGATGTAGTGGAGAACGCTGCTCTTCCCAGCTCCCTCCAGGCCCAGCACCAGGACCTGCCGCATGGAGAAATCCAGCTGCCAGGAGAGCAAGGGACTGGAATTAGGAGGAGCGGCTGATGCAGGGCCCTGGAAAGGGAAGGGCGACGTTCTCCCAGGTAACTGAAAGAGGTGCTGCCCAGGCCTGGGCCAAGCACAAGCAAAGGAAGTGGCCCCATGGTGCCCCATGTCCCCTGCAAGAACCACAATTCAacagcagcccccccgccccgtgcaGGGCCGGGtgccacccactggcagcttggAGCCCTGCATACTGTAACCCCTGGGGTCCACGGGTTATGGCAGGGGGTGGCCAAGCAGGGGTCTAACAAAGGTCCCTCACTGACGAGGTGGATAGCGAGGGGGTTTACCCCACAACTTCAACCTGCAGTCTCCAGCTCAGGtgccctcctctccctgccccagtatGTGCCCTGTGGGCTCGCCCTGGCCTGGCACAACTTGGGGGCTCTATGCCATTTCCGTAACtggaggggcggggcagaggggagttgctgcagtggggcaggcggggggggggctagggtgaccagacggcaagcgtgaaaaatcgggacaggggtggggggtaataggagcctatataagaaaaagaccccaaaatcgggactgtccctataaaatcgggacatctggtcaccctagggggggCTGATGCCAGGCCATAGCCACATccaggaagcagccgcagctCGCCAGCGGAGTAGGTATCCCAGGCTGCTCTGCAGTTAACCCCTTGAATGCCAAGACCAGAATGCAGCGTGGGGAGGAAGCAGGGCGGGCACCCAGGGTGCAAGCCACAGACAGGGCGGGAAAACCGGGTGGAAACAGGTGATGTGTAAAGCCTGGCAGGGTGGGGCTCGAGGGCGGGCACCACATCCACTCCCTGACTCACCTTAGctggccacccagcctgtccggGTTGCGGGGTGCAATACaaaaaatcgggggggggggcacatgacaCCCCCGTCACCTCTGGGAGGAAAAATGACGGAAACGACCGGCAGGGGCAGAAGTATGCTTGCTTGCCCCAGCGCTAAAACGCctagtgtgggctctgggggatGCAGAcagggctgggtgcggggccggggcagggggcccCCTCACCCAGTGCTGCAAAGAAGCGGGTTTGGGGGGCGCAGCCACTGACCggtcccagccacagctgggcaaGAAGGGaggtgcccccagccctggcaaTGGGGCGCACGGCTTTGCACCCGCGGAGCCCCTGTCCCGGAGCAGAGAGCTGGCGCCctgccgctgctgctggcagggaactTGGGGGGGTCTCCAGCCACGTGCGCGGCAAGGGCCCGGGCCCGGGTCCCAgagacacaccccccccccccggctttacCTGTCCCGCGGCCAGCGGCGGCTCCCAGCGCGCCCCCCAGCGGCCGCCGCCGGGGAAGTAGGTTCTCCAGGCGATGAAGAGGAGCGAGCCCAGGGCGGCCACGGCGGCGCCCAGCGCCAGGCTCAGGTGTCTGAAGGCGCCGGGAGGAGCCATGGGAGCCCGGCGGAGCTGGCAAACGCCGGCCGCCCGCAGGGCTCGAGCCCCCGCCGGCCGGGGCGCCTGACCCCCCGCGGCAcgtggctgggccgggccgccAGCCAGGCTCTTAAAGGGGCCGCGCCGCTCTGCTCCCGTCGCgcgtggggaggaggcaggcaggCGGGCGAGGTGGTTCCTCTTCCTGTTGCTGTTCACAGGCCAGGCGGGGTGGCTCCCGTGGGCTGGGCCGCCGGCCGCGAGTGGATGTGACCGCGCGGGGCTTGCCCACGCGGGAGATGCTCGCTGTGCTTTGAGGTGCCGCGGCTACAAAGGGAGGGTCAGGGCCGCCCACGAGCCTTGGCTGCCCGTGTGGGTTAAACACGGGACTTAGCAGGGGTTCTGCAAGAACCCTCCAAAGCCCCCACGCGTGCTGGCGGCGGCTGTGGGTGGGGCACTACTACGGGCCGTGTTTCTCAGCTCCCCCTTCGGTGCACTTTGCCCTGCTCATGCCACGTAGGGGCCCACCCGTCTCGGCCCGTGGCCGCTGCTGCCGCACCTGGCTGGCGTACTGTGGAGCACCCGCTCCAGTCCCGCAGCGGGGAGGGCGGCCAGTGGAGCCGGGTCCGGGCACTTCGGATGGGACCCGCGGGGAGTTCGCTCTGCCCCTCGCACCGCCTGCGAGCCAGCCACGCGCGGACCGGCTCTGACCGGAACGTCCCTTCCCGGGACCGGAGCATCGCTGCTTCCTGCCCGCGCTGCGGCCGCTTCTTCGGCAGCGTCTGCTGGCCGCTGTCGGCGCCAGGGTGGTGGGCGAGATGGAGCTCAGGTCTGGCCAGTGCTGTGTCACGCGTGGGCTGCTCCCGAGTGCCCAGACAGCGGGGCCTGGGGGAGACCCGACGGCTCTCCCTCCCCCGCGCTCGGCGGCTGGCAGCCCCTAAACACGTTCCCGGGGAACCCTGGGCAAGCGTAGCCGGGCTGCAGCCCCCAGAGTCCCTGGACCGAGCCCCCCGCGTGACCGTTAAGGGGCTGCGGGGCTAGTTCTGCGGGCCCCGAGCCTGGGAGCGAGCGAGGGGAGTCTGCTCCCGCTGAGCGCTCCGGGCCGCGGGCCCCACCGGGCCGAGAACTACAATCCCCAGCCTGCCTCGCGGCGGCCCGCCGCCGCCATCTTCCACTCCGCGACACCGAAGTCTCGCGGGACCGTAGCCCTACATCTACtccgcccagcccctcccccctagcGCGGTCGCTCAGCGGGGGCTGACGGGGAGACGCGGCCGGGCCCGCGCCATGGAGCCTGCGAGCCGCCCTGCCCCACGCCCCGCCGCCGGCGGCCTTCGCCTCCTGCCGCTGTccggcccgcggccccggccGGCCTGGTAGCGCCGGGCGAGGGAGCCCAGgtaccgggggcgggggaggccgggggctggggggggcactgggggggcgggacAGGCCCGCGGGGGAGGTGCCGGGCTGGGCAGGCGGTGCCCGGGGGGGAGAGGCCCGGTACCGGGGGGCACCGGGGCAGGCCGGGAGGCGGCCCAGGGgttgtgggggcggggcaggacaggcccggggggggggttcagggctgggcaggcggTGCGTCCCTGGCACGGCTGCGGTCAGGTGGCTCTCCTGGCTTCTCCTCCTTGTGTGCGGTTCCTCTCGGCTTGTAGTGTGGACAGCTGGCTGTACGCACGGTGCTGGTCACGCGTCTCGCTTCAGGGTTGCTTCCTGACTGGAATATTctagaccagacccttt from Malaclemys terrapin pileata isolate rMalTer1 chromosome 8, rMalTer1.hap1, whole genome shotgun sequence carries:
- the NOP16 gene encoding nucleolar protein 16; the protein is MPKAKGKNRRQKFGYSVNRKRLNRQSRKRAAPRIECSHIRHAWDRTKSVSQNLAEMGLAADPNKAIPIQKRQLPVMDMEVDGQDKGKRVVQKPYVLDELEYEASLPEKKSETLSRDLIDYVQYMVRNHGENYKDMARDEKNYYQDTPKQIKRKISVYKRFYPEEFQAFTASLQQVKMDQQ
- the ARL10 gene encoding ADP-ribosylation factor-like protein 10 isoform X1 produces the protein MAPPGAFRHLSLALGAAVAALGSLLFIAWRTYFPGGGRWGARWEPPLAAGQLDFSMRQVLVLGLEGAGKSSVLHYISSEAAKDRTAPTQGFNSVQVYADGFQIDLLELGGSQNLRFYWNQYLSQAHVLVFVVDAADRPRLPAARQELQWLLAEDPRLPLVVLANKQDKSDALSAAELHRELALHTLNEQRECFLLPTSATHAALATATSIRHVKSLLVELLSQL
- the ARL10 gene encoding ADP-ribosylation factor-like protein 10 isoform X2, which codes for MRQVLVLGLEGAGKSSVLHYISSEAAKDRTAPTQGFNSVQVYADGFQIDLLELGGSQNLRFYWNQYLSQAHVLVFVVDAADRPRLPAARQELQWLLAEDPRLPLVVLANKQDKSDALSAAELHRELALHTLNEQRECFLLPTSATHAALATATSIRHVKSLLVELLSQL